Part of the Gammaproteobacteria bacterium genome, CCCATGAGCAGATTCCAATCCATGCGCTTGCCGCGATCGCCATCCGGCTCGAGACGCACGGACGCGAGATTGGCGTCGAGCAGAAACGGCAAGGTCAGCGACAGCACCTTGGACTTTCCCGTGCCATTGTTCCCGCGCAGCAGCAGATGGCCATCGCGAAACCAGAACTCCTCCGCGTCGTAGTGGTACAACTCGACGAGTCCCATGCGTAGCGGCTGCCACCGCTCGCGCTCAGGTTGTGGCAAAACCGGGACGTGCGTGTTGACGGTGAAATCGTTCACAGCAACGAGCTTTGCTTGCCGATCAACGGCGCTTCGAACGCGAAGCGCAACAACGCGGGCCGCGCCTGTACACCGCCTTCGACCGAGGCGACCAGCTTGAGCGCGCTTAACCGCGCCAGCGCCTGCTCGGCCAGACCCTGCTCCGCGCCAGGCTCACGCGCTGCCTTCTTCCAATAACGGCCATGCCGATCGGCGGCTTCGCGCAAGAAAGCCGCGATCTCGGACAACGCGTACAAACGCCCAGGCGCCTCGCGCGCGCCGGCGGCCAGATGCTCGGCGACCAGCAGGGTGGCGTGCGCCTCCGTGCCGACCGCGGGCATGCGCTCGTCGGTCAGTTCGCCATCCGGATCGACTAGCGCAAGGCCCTCCGCGCGCAGTTCGGCGGCCAGTCCAACCGCACTGGCCAGGCGCGCCGCCAGCGGCCCACGCTGTGTCGCCAGATACTCGCGCTCCGCCTCGCTCAACTCGTCGTGATACGTCACGGGGTCGTCCAGCAACCGCCGCGCGAGTCGATGCCGAACCGCTTTGCGGCGGCCTTCATCGCTATCCGGGTCATACGCCTCGACCAGGGCGCTCAAGCGCGCATCGAAGTCCAGGCCCGGCCGGGTCGCGGCGATGTAGCTCGCGCCCAGTGCGCCGCCAGGCAGCGCGGCCAGCACGCGGCGCTGCACATCGTAAAGCACGTCGCCCGTACCGATAACATAGGCCTCCTCGTCGCCGGCCACGCGCGCGAGCACGCCAAGTTGCAGGAGATAACGACAGACGTGCACGAGGGCGCGGCGTTCGCGCATCGGTTCCAGGGTAAACCCAAACCCGCGCGCGGCGAGCTGCGGCTCCGCTGCGGCTTCGAGCATGCGGCTGCCAAGCATCGCGAGCGTGATCTGCGGCTCGGCACGCTCCAGCACCGCGCAAATCAGGCACAGCAGCACGTAACGCTCGCGGCCAAGCTCGCCTGCGAAGCCGGGCGCGCCACGGGTGGCATCGTCAAGCGCGGCCGGGCGCTTGTAGAGCCGCGCGCATTCGCGTTCGACGTGCAAGGTCCAGCCGGTTTCACGCGCCAGCCACTCGCGCAGACTCGGCGCGTGGCGGCGCACCGGCGCGTAGTCGGGATCCGTGGCTGCCAGGAGCGGACGCATCAGCAAGGCGCGTAAGGCCCGCTCGCGCTCCGCGTCCTGCTGACGCGCCAGCACTTCGGCCGGCTCCGAACGGACGGCGTCGCGGGCCATTGATTACAGCGCGCGGATCAGGACGAGATGATCGCGCCCCATAAAACGACCAAGCTCGGTCTCGATCACGGCCACACTTTCGGCACTAAGCGGCTCCAGACGAACGAGCAGCAGACCGTCGTTACTGGCGCGTTCCACCGGCAGATGCGGTGCTACCTGTACTGCGAGCGCCTCGCCAAGCAGATTCAGAAAAAGCCTGAAGGCATGCCGGTCCAGCGCGCCCAGCTCCGACAGTCGAATGTCGCGACCGGTGGCCAGACGCGCACGCGCGGCTGCAAGCTGCGCGGCTTCCTCAGCCAGTTGCGCGGCGAGCAGCGCGCGCTCGCGGGAGCGATCCTGGATCCTGGGCGGCCCGCCGCGGGTTGCGAGCTGACCGACCTCGCGCAGGCGCGGATGGATTGGCAGCGGCGGCGCATCCCGCCACGAGGCCGCCGCGCTGACTTCTTCGCCTACCGCGAGCGACAAGTGTCGCGCTGGCGCCAGACCGAACGCGGCACGCCACAGCCGGTGTGCTTCGCCGACGTTGCGCGTCTCCGCGAACCACAGCGCCAATGTACGAAAGTCCGCGCTGCGATCGCTGCGTCCAGCGCGGCGCTCGTTGAGCGTGGACACCGCACTGAGCAGGCGCGGAATCGCCGCGCGCGCGCTGGCGCGCAGCAATTCTGACTGCGACTGCGCGCGACCATCGGAGACGAACCAGCGCAGCAGCCCCGACCAGCGCTCCTCCCAGGCTGCTATTCGTTGCGTTACTGCATCGTTGCGCGCCTGTGCATCGCCGGGCGCGGCATCGTGTGCCTCGCGCTCGGCTGCAATCCGCAGCAGGTTTGAGCTGATGGAGCCAAGTTCGCGCAGCTTGAGCGAGATGCGGCTGGAGCGCTCGACCAGATCGCCGATGAAGCGCTCCAGGTAGTCGATCAGGCGCGTCTTGAACGCCATCACCGCGTCCAGCTCCGCGCGCTGCAACTCCAGGGTGCGCGCGAGACCCGCCATGAAAGCTTCCGCGTTCTGTGCCAGCCCGGCGAAAACATTGACCAGATCGCGCAGCGCCTCGTGCACCTTGGCGGTGTCCGGCGGCGTGTCGCGCGCAAGCTGCGCCAGCCCCTCAAGCCGGTCGAGGATGTCGGCCAGCGCCACCGATTGCAGCTCCCCTTTACGCGCCAGCGCCTCGGCAAAGGCCTGTAGGCCGACCTCCGCGGCCTCACCGCCGGGCGTGAGCCGATAGAGCAGACGCTTGCGGTAAAAGTCCTCAATAGTGGATACGCGGGCGGTATCCGGCTGCGCCTGCAGATTGCCCCAGTCCACCAGTTGCGCAAGCCACGTGGTCAGTTCGTCCGCGCCAGGCGCCGCGGCTGGCCATTGCGCGTCCAGCAAAATCTCATCGGGCCGCAGGTGCAGACGAAATTGCCGCTTGGCTGCGGCAAAGCAATGCATGATCGTGCGGTAGTTGTTCGCGTGATCGGTGGTCACGTGGCGGAACAGCGTCGCGTTGGAGGTTGAGATCGAATCAGTCATGGCGCGGTCGTTCGCTGACCGCTATCGGTTCGGCCGTTGACCATTTCTCTACGTTCTAATGGGCTGTATGCGTCGATGTTTCGATGCTTGGAGTCTAGCGCCGCGCCTGGCGGAGAGTCCAATTTTCAAAAGTGGGAACCCGCCGCGGATCGCCGCCACACGAGACATCGGTTATTCGCCGGCATCGCTCGGTCCTCCAGGAGCCGCAGCCCGATAGCCCGCGCGAGATCTTCCACGGCCTCGAAGTCTCGCACTCCCATGTGCGGCGCTTGTGCCTTCAGCCAGTTGTCGAACGTGGCGTTGCTGTCGCTGGTGTAACGACCGCCATAGTTGAACGGGCCGTAGATCGCAAGGATCGCATCGGGCATCAGCACGTCCGGCAGACCGGTGAACAGCGCGGTTACCTCCGGCCAGCTCATGATGTGCAAGGTGTTGGCGCTGAACACGGCATCGAAGTGCTGCGTGGGCCACGCGTCGTTTACATCCAGTTCGAGTGGCGCCGGTGTGTTCGGCAACACAGCGTCGGCTAGCCATAGCCGAATGCCCGGCACGCTCTCCGCGCGGTCGGATGTCTGCCAGGTCAGGTGGGGCATCGCGGCGGCAAAATAAACCGCGTGCTGACCCGTGCCGCTGCCGATCTCCAGCACGCGCTTGCGATCCGCGAAATGGTCTCGCAGCACGGCCAGAATGGGATCGCGATTCTGGTCGCAGGCCAGTGAATAAGGTTTACTGATCGTCATCGTGTCGGTCAAATGCGCTTTAGTCGCTATCAGCTTTTCAGCCGATACCCCGTGCGGAAGATGAACCCCACGATCGCGAGACACAGCGCGAGAAATCCCAAGGTTGCGAACAGACTCACCCCGACGCTCACATCGGACGCGCCGTAAAAGCTCCAACGGAAGCCGCTGATCAAATACACCACCGGGTTGAACAAGGTGATCGTGCGCCAGGTGTCGGGCAACATGTCGATCGAATAGAACGCGCCCCCCAGGAACGTCAGCGGGGTCACGATCAGCATGGGGACAAACTGTAATTGTTCGAAGCCTCTTGCCCAGATGCCGATGATGAAACCGAACAGACTGAAAGTCGTGGCGGTGAGCACCAGAAACGCGATCATCCACACCGGATGCAGAATCTGGATCGGCACGAACAGGCTCGCGGTGGCCAGAATAATCAGCCCCAGCACGAGCGACTTGGTCGCCGCCGCCCCGACGTAGGCGAGTACGATCTCAAACGCGGAGACAGGCGCGGACAGTATCTCGTAAATGGTGCCGGTGAACTTGGGAAAGTAAATGCCGAACGAGGCGTTGGCGATGCTCTCGGTGAACAGGCTGAGCATGATCAGTCCCGGCACGATGAACGCGCCGTAGGGCACGCCGTCGACTTCCGTCATGCGCGAACCGATCGCGGCACCGAACACCACGAAGTAAAGCGATGTGGTGATCACCGGCGCCACCAGACTCTGCCACACGGTACGCAGGAAGCGCGCGATTTCGAACTTGTAGATGGCCCACACGCCGTGGCGGTTGAACGCAAGACTTGTTGCGGCCGAATTCATTGCCCGCCTCCCGCGCGTTCGCTCACCAGACTGACAAAGATGTCCTCCAGCGAACTCTGACGGGTATTGAGATCCCTGAAGCCGATGCCCAGATCGCTCATTCGCCTGAGCAGCGAAGGGACCCCGGTATGCTGTTCGTTGGCGTCGAAGGTGTATTCCAGTTCATACCCATCGGACTTCAAAGCCAGCCGCAAATCGGCAAGCGCGGCCGGAATGACCGTCATCGGCTCCTGCAGTTGCAGGGTGAGCTGCCGCTTGCCGAGCTTCTTCATCAGTTCGATCTTCTCCTCGACCAGAATCAGTGTCCCCTTGCTGATCACGCCGATCCGGTCGGCCATTTCTTCCGCTTCCGCGAGGTAGTGCGTGGTCAGGATTATAGTCACGCCCGTTTCGCGTAAGGCACGCACCAGCGCCCACATGTCGCGCCGCAACTCCACGTCCACACCCGCGGTCGGTTCGTCCAGGAACAGGATTTGCGGCTCGTGGCTTAGCGCCTTGGCGATCATCACCCGCCGTTTCATGCCGCCGGACAAGGTCATGATTTCCGCCTTGCGCTTGTCCCATAAAGATAGATCACGCAACAGCTTTTCGATGAACGCCGGGTTCGGCGCGCGCCCGAACAGGCCGCGGCTGAAGGTAACTGTCGCCCATACGGTCTCGAAGGCGTCGGTGGTCAGCTCCTGCGGCACCAGCCCGATCTTGGTCCGAGCGGACCGGTAATCGCGCACGATGTCGTGACCGTCGGCCGTGACAGTCCCTGCTGAGGGCGTCACGATTCCGCAGACAATGCTGATCAGGGTCGTCTTGCCCGCGCCGTTCGGTCCCAGCAGGGCGAAGATCTCCCCTTTTCGAATGTCGAGAGTGACTCGTTTAAGGGCATGAAAGCCGGACGCATAGGTCTTGGATAGACTGGATATCGAAATGATGGGCTGCATGGGCGCGATTCTGGCGTATTCGCCCGACGAGACCCGCGTCGGCCGCACGGCATCATCGCTGCTAACGGGGGAACTTAACGGGCTGCGCTGACCTTCACTATCGGTACGCTGGTTCATAGGTTCTCAATCGCTCTTCGATGGTTTGTATTGCTGTCCGCCACGTTGAAAATGTGTGGCTATGGCTGGTATGGCCATGCGTTCGTGGCAGATTTTTCCAGCGCCTTCACGCGGCGCCGTCGCCCACCAGTGCAACTGCCAGCATCGTCGCCATCGATTTCCGGGCGCGAGCGGGTTCCAGCAACTCGCCGTCGGCATCGAACTGCGCCCACACATTGGCGAAGCTGACCGAATCCCTGATCGCGACGGCGTGTAACTCCGCGAACACCAGGCGCAATTGCTCGACGGCCCGCAACCCGCCGGAGATCCCGCCGTAAGAGACGAAGGCGACCGGCTTGGCTTGCCACGGGTCGTAGATCGAATCGATCAGGAACTTGAGCGCCGCGGGGTAGCCGTGATCGTATTCCGGAGTGACGATCACGAAAGCGTCGGACTGTGCGAGGCGCCGCGTCAGGGCGGTCAACGCGGCGTTTCCTCTGGACTGGTGGCGAGTCGGCAGCGCCAGCGCCGCAGGATCGATCACGTCCAGCGAGAATGCGCTTTTGCTCGCGATCTGGCCGCCTGCCCACGTCGCGACCGTATCACAGAAGCGTCCCTCGCGAGTGCTCCGTAGATTAATGCAACATTGATTTTGTCGTACATAACTGCGCTCCGATAAGAATTGTGAATCGATGTCGCGTATGTTAAAACCTCAACTTAAGTTTAGGTCAAGCGAAAAATAACATGAGCAAACCCGATCCGAAACAGCAACAGTGCAGGATAGAAATCACCGTGGGCGAGCTCGCGACACGCAGCGGCGTGACCGTCTCCGCGATCCATTTCTACGAATCCAAAAGACTCATCCAGAGCCGGCGCAACCAAGGCAATCAGCGCCGCTATTCGCGCGAAGTGCTGCGCCGGGTGGCCGTCATCAAGGTGGCGCAGAGAGTCGGTATCCCGCTCGCGTCGATTCGCGACGCGCTGAATACCTTGCCGGAGGAGCGCACGCCCACGGCCGCGGACTGGCGCAAGCTCTCGGCCACGTGGAAAGCGGAACTTAACGATCGAATCACCCGGTTAACTCAACTGCGCGATCAGCTCAACCGTTGCATCGGCTGCGGTTGCTTATCGTTAAAGGACTGCCCGTTACGTAATCCCCGGGATGAGCTTTCCGCACAAGGCCCCGGGCCGAGGCTGCTCGATGCAGGCTGAATGCTTCGCGCGGACACGCGGCATCGTCGCTAGAGGCCATGGGGGCGCTCGAACCACGTAGCATTCGGCGGCGGCACGTGATCGTTAAGGACGCGTTCCGCGCGGCGTCTCCACCACGACGGAGAACACGAGCAGGGTGAACCCGACAAGCCAGGCCACGAATGCCGCCACGTGCCCATACTCCCATCTCTCGCGAAGCCGCGCGAAGGCTTGCGGCACGGCTTCCGGCGCCGTATGCATGACTTCAAGCCATGCCGCGTTCACAGGCGCCACCAGTGCGCCCCACAACACGAGCGAGAACACCAGTCCAAGCGCGCCCAAGAGTGTGAGACGAAACGTTTGCCGTCGGCGGACGAGCATTACAAGTACAACCGCGGCAACCACAGAGCCAATCTGTAACAGCGCGCCCACCGAGCCGTAAAGTCTATAAAGTGTGCTTGTCACGGTAGCGTAAAGCTCCTGCCCGCATCTGTTCCATAGAACTCTAGCGAGCGCGGATCGGCATGATATGCCGCAAAGGCAGGCAGATCGCCGTCCACGAAATCGCGAAGCAGGAATCGCCTTGTTACGATTTCCATGGGCTCAACGGGTTGTTAGATGACGACCGCAAGTCAGACGTAGAATAAATCATTCAATGGTGGTCCAGACGTGGCCGCGACAAGCGCAGACTTAACTCCTCACGCTCCGACCGCGTCAATCTCGTATGCTTTGCCATGCAACACCTGTCTCACCATCACAGGCGTTGCACTAGAATCTTGATACCAGCCTATGAAAAGCTAACGCGTTCGCGCCACGGCGATCAGCCCGATTACAAAAAACGCCAGCAACGGCAAGGTCGCGCCCTGCAACGGATCCAGACCATACACAAGTGCCAGGTGATTGAGCGCGCGATTGATGAGATGAAACGCGATGCCGATCAGAAGACCGATAAACAGCCGCTGCCCCGCGCCGCCGGTGCGCAACGAACCGAACACGAAAGGTATCGCCAGCAGCAACATCACCAGACTGGACAACGGCGTTGTAAACCGCGTCCAGAACGCGAGTTCGTAGCTTTCTGCCGCCAGATGATTGTCCCTGAGATAATCGATGTAGCGCGCCAGCCGCCACGCCGGCATGTGCTCGGGCTTCTGCTCGATCACGCTGAACAGTTCCGGCGACAGCAGCCGCCGCCATGATTCCCGCGGGCTGCGTTCAGTAACGATGCGCGCGTCGCTGATGGTGCTGCGACTCACATCGCTCATCCGCCATTGCCCGTCCCGGTAAACCGCCGCCGTGGCGAACGTGGCCTGCACCAGACGCTGCGCATCGTCAATCAGGTACACGCGAACATCGTTAAGGCGCAGGCCGGGGAAAATCTGCTTGATGTTGATAAAGCGGTTGCCGTCCTTGGCCCACAGTTCGTTCGTATCGCCCAGAGTGATGCTCCCGCCCTGCGCCCATTTCTTCAGATCCTGCGCGCGCTCTTGACTCGCCGGCGCGATCACCTCGCCGATGAACACGGCGAGAGCCATCAACAGCAGGCCCGTGGCGAGCACGGAGCCAATAAGGCGCGCAATGGAAATGCCGGCCGCGCGCAACGCCACCAGTTCGTTGCTGGCGGCAAGATTGCCGAGCCCAAGCAGTCCGCCGAGCAGCACCGCGGTGGGAAAAAATTCGTACGCCCGTTGCGGCATCTCCAGCACGGTGTGAAAAAGCGCGAGCCATATGGTGTAACCGTGCTCGCCTACGTCCTGTATTTCGTCGATGAGATCAACAAAGCCGTTCACCGCAACCAGGATAGCCAGCGCCAGCCCGCTGCCGGCGATTACGGCGCGGCCGAGATAGCGATCGAAAAGTTTCATGCGGATCGCGACAGCAGGCGGCGCCAAATCCAGCGCAGACCATACTGCCGCAGCAACAACACCACGGTCAGCAACAGCAGCAGGCCATGCACCCACCAGATGCCCAGCCAGCCCGGCAGCACACCGCGTTCCACCCAGTTCACGGCGATCAAACCCAAGTTCGCGTAAACGATGTAGATGGTGATGCCGAGCGCGAGTTTGCCGAAGCGCCCCTGCCGCGGCGTGGTGTAACTCAGTGGCACCGCCAGCGCCGCCAGCAGGATCACGGACACCGGCACCGACAGACGCCATTGCAGTTCGGCCACCGCGGCGGGATGCGACGAACCCCACAGCCCAGCGGTCGGCAGCGCGTTGCGGTCTGCCTCGGGCGCGAGCGCGGCCTGTTCCACCGGGATGCGCATGGTGTGCGTCGCGAACGACAGAATGCGGAAGTCTCCACGCCCCGGGCGGCCTTCGTAACGAT contains:
- a CDS encoding TIGR02678 family protein — its product is MARDAVRSEPAEVLARQQDAERERALRALLMRPLLAATDPDYAPVRRHAPSLREWLARETGWTLHVERECARLYKRPAALDDATRGAPGFAGELGRERYVLLCLICAVLERAEPQITLAMLGSRMLEAAAEPQLAARGFGFTLEPMRERRALVHVCRYLLQLGVLARVAGDEEAYVIGTGDVLYDVQRRVLAALPGGALGASYIAATRPGLDFDARLSALVEAYDPDSDEGRRKAVRHRLARRLLDDPVTYHDELSEAEREYLATQRGPLAARLASAVGLAAELRAEGLALVDPDGELTDERMPAVGTEAHATLLVAEHLAAGAREAPGRLYALSEIAAFLREAADRHGRYWKKAAREPGAEQGLAEQALARLSALKLVASVEGGVQARPALLRFAFEAPLIGKQSSLL
- a CDS encoding TIGR02677 family protein produces the protein MTDSISTSNATLFRHVTTDHANNYRTIMHCFAAAKRQFRLHLRPDEILLDAQWPAAAPGADELTTWLAQLVDWGNLQAQPDTARVSTIEDFYRKRLLYRLTPGGEAAEVGLQAFAEALARKGELQSVALADILDRLEGLAQLARDTPPDTAKVHEALRDLVNVFAGLAQNAEAFMAGLARTLELQRAELDAVMAFKTRLIDYLERFIGDLVERSSRISLKLRELGSISSNLLRIAAEREAHDAAPGDAQARNDAVTQRIAAWEERWSGLLRWFVSDGRAQSQSELLRASARAAIPRLLSAVSTLNERRAGRSDRSADFRTLALWFAETRNVGEAHRLWRAAFGLAPARHLSLAVGEEVSAAASWRDAPPLPIHPRLREVGQLATRGGPPRIQDRSRERALLAAQLAEEAAQLAAARARLATGRDIRLSELGALDRHAFRLFLNLLGEALAVQVAPHLPVERASNDGLLLVRLEPLSAESVAVIETELGRFMGRDHLVLIRAL
- the lptG gene encoding LPS export ABC transporter permease LptG — its product is MKLFDRYLGRAVIAGSGLALAILVAVNGFVDLIDEIQDVGEHGYTIWLALFHTVLEMPQRAYEFFPTAVLLGGLLGLGNLAASNELVALRAAGISIARLIGSVLATGLLLMALAVFIGEVIAPASQERAQDLKKWAQGGSITLGDTNELWAKDGNRFINIKQIFPGLRLNDVRVYLIDDAQRLVQATFATAAVYRDGQWRMSDVSRSTISDARIVTERSPRESWRRLLSPELFSVIEQKPEHMPAWRLARYIDYLRDNHLAAESYELAFWTRFTTPLSSLVMLLLAIPFVFGSLRTGGAGQRLFIGLLIGIAFHLINRALNHLALVYGLDPLQGATLPLLAFFVIGLIAVARTR
- a CDS encoding ABC transporter ATP-binding protein → MQPIISISSLSKTYASGFHALKRVTLDIRKGEIFALLGPNGAGKTTLISIVCGIVTPSAGTVTADGHDIVRDYRSARTKIGLVPQELTTDAFETVWATVTFSRGLFGRAPNPAFIEKLLRDLSLWDKRKAEIMTLSGGMKRRVMIAKALSHEPQILFLDEPTAGVDVELRRDMWALVRALRETGVTIILTTHYLAEAEEMADRIGVISKGTLILVEEKIELMKKLGKRQLTLQLQEPMTVIPAALADLRLALKSDGYELEYTFDANEQHTGVPSLLRRMSDLGIGFRDLNTRQSSLEDIFVSLVSERAGGGQ
- the soxR gene encoding redox-sensitive transcriptional activator SoxR, which translates into the protein MSKPDPKQQQCRIEITVGELATRSGVTVSAIHFYESKRLIQSRRNQGNQRRYSREVLRRVAVIKVAQRVGIPLASIRDALNTLPEERTPTAADWRKLSATWKAELNDRITRLTQLRDQLNRCIGCGCLSLKDCPLRNPRDELSAQGPGPRLLDAG
- a CDS encoding DUF938 domain-containing protein, whose product is MTISKPYSLACDQNRDPILAVLRDHFADRKRVLEIGSGTGQHAVYFAAAMPHLTWQTSDRAESVPGIRLWLADAVLPNTPAPLELDVNDAWPTQHFDAVFSANTLHIMSWPEVTALFTGLPDVLMPDAILAIYGPFNYGGRYTSDSNATFDNWLKAQAPHMGVRDFEAVEDLARAIGLRLLEDRAMPANNRCLVWRRSAAGSHF
- a CDS encoding ABC transporter permease is translated as MNSAATSLAFNRHGVWAIYKFEIARFLRTVWQSLVAPVITTSLYFVVFGAAIGSRMTEVDGVPYGAFIVPGLIMLSLFTESIANASFGIYFPKFTGTIYEILSAPVSAFEIVLAYVGAAATKSLVLGLIILATASLFVPIQILHPVWMIAFLVLTATTFSLFGFIIGIWARGFEQLQFVPMLIVTPLTFLGGAFYSIDMLPDTWRTITLFNPVVYLISGFRWSFYGASDVSVGVSLFATLGFLALCLAIVGFIFRTGYRLKS